One region of Eupeodes corollae chromosome 1, idEupCoro1.1, whole genome shotgun sequence genomic DNA includes:
- the LOC129939467 gene encoding leukocyte receptor cluster member 1 homolog, which yields MNILPKKRWHVRTKDNIARVRRDEAEAAEKERERIQKQEYAESEARLNVLRSKANPVTNCDSTSKPDYGATGTITTPDGHVDLFSDFQSHIKTVNKEHEKEKKEEREKYEKQIGYLTYLGQDTNEALKLRSWYENPPKRTEVGEIEVVEKDLKTKYLHDPLTLIKKLLPEEKFNKIAKADSETDPLINETALKKLHKSKKLKKHKKEKKMKIKNKKDDKHVDNQKKIDEEESHKKELIDRLRRERLKREARERARQEELLCPKVEKPKTVDEVRGIPRIVQKYNSQFNPQLAKQNMA from the exons atgaacattttaccaaaaaaaag ATGGCATGTCCGTACCAAGGATAATATCGCTCGAGTGAGACGAGATGAAGCTGAGGCTGCTGAAAAGGAGCGTGAACGTATTCAAAAACAGGAATATGCG GAGAGTGAAGCCCGATTAAATGTGTTAAGATCCAAAGCAAACCCAGTAACCAACTGTGACTCTACATCAAAACCCGACTATGGTGCAACAGGAACAATTACCACACCCGATGGGCATGTTGATCTTTTCTCAGATTTTCAGTCACATATTAAAACTGTAAATAAGGAgcacgaaaaagaaaagaaagaagaacGAGAAAAGTATGAGAAACAAATAGGATATCTTACATATTTAGGTCAGGATACCAATGAGGCGTTAAAACTTCGTAGCTGGTACGAAAACCCACCAAAACGAACAGAAGTCGGTGAAATTGAAGTAGTTGAAaaggatttaaaaacaaaataccttcATGATCCACTCACTTTGATAAAGAAACTATTGCCAGAagagaaattcaataaaattgcaAAAGCAGATTCGGAAACGGATCCACTTATAAATGAAACTGCATTAAAAAAACTACacaaatcaaaaaagttaaaaaaacataaaaaggaaaaaaagatgaaaataaaaaacaagaaagatgATAAACACGTCGACAACCAGAAAAAAATCGATGAGGAAGAGTCTCATAAGAAAGAACTTATAGATAGGTTAAGAAGGGAAAGACTCAAACGCGAAGCGCGAGAACGAGCTCGCCAGGAAGAACTCTTATGTCCGAAAGTTGAAAAACCTAAGACTGTAGACGAAGTTCGTGGCATCCCTCGAATAGTTCAAAAATACAACAGCCAATTTAATCCACAATTAGCAAAACAGAATATGgcctaa